Proteins from a genomic interval of Gossypium hirsutum isolate 1008001.06 chromosome A09, Gossypium_hirsutum_v2.1, whole genome shotgun sequence:
- the LOC107889956 gene encoding secreted RxLR effector protein 161-like: MKILNKFSMQNYKATCTPIAIGEKLSSQGSSEQVSKSAYRSLVGYLLYLTATRPYIMFAVSLLSRFMHCYNEKHFQAAKRVLRYIKGTLSHGMLFNKVESLKLVGYTDSDWGGLIDDMKSTSGYVFTLGSAIFCWSSKKQSVVAQSTAEAEYVAATRT, encoded by the coding sequence ATGAAGATACTGAACAAGTTCTCAATGCAAAATTACAAGGCTACATGTACTCCAATTGCAATAGGAGagaaactatcgagccaaggcaGTTCTGAGCAAGTAAGTAAATCTGCTTATAGAAGCTTGGTTggttatttgttatatttaactGCCACTAGGCCATACATTATGTTTGCTGTCAGTTTGCTCTCAAGATTCATGCATTGTTACAATGAGAAGCACTTTCAAGCTGCCAAACGAGTGCTTAGATACATCAAGGGTACTTTAAGCCATGGAATGCTATTTAACAAGGTTGAAAGTCTGAAACTTGTTGGATACACAGACAGTGACTGGGGAGGTTTAAtagatgacatgaagagcacatcAGGGTATGTCTTCACCCTTGGCTCAGCTATCTTTTGctggagttcaaagaaacaaAGTGTGGTTGCTCAGTCCACTGCTGAAGCTGAATATGTAGCAGCTACTAGGACTTGA
- the LOC107888777 gene encoding non-specific lipid-transfer protein 2, with protein sequence MKASYIALCAVMVILLAEAVGVSTAVTCSPTQLSSCVSAITSSSPPSQLCCSKIKEQKPCLCQYLKNPNLKKFINTGNARKVASTCGTPFPKC encoded by the coding sequence ATGAAGGCATCATATATTGCATTGTGTGCAGTGATGGTGATCCTCTTGGCAGAAGCAGTAGGGGTGTCAACGGCGGTGACATGCAGCCCAACGCAGCTGAGCTCCTGCGTGAGCGCCATAACATCTTCATCTCCACCATCTCAACTGTGCTGTAGCAAGATCAAGGAGCAGAAGCCATGCCTTTGCCAATATCTTAAGAACCCTAACCTTAAGAAATTTATTAACACTGGCAATGCCAGGAAGGTTGCTTCCACCTGTGGAACTCCTTTTCCAAAGTGCTAA